A stretch of Deferribacter autotrophicus DNA encodes these proteins:
- a CDS encoding helix-turn-helix domain-containing protein, whose product MLGVEMYYTVKTLLSQGKNISQIARELGIDRKTVRKIRDKVKDGKVETPKFSRVSVLEAYKEEIIEYLSEGLTAVLIHQKLISDHGLSVSYSCVKKYVRKLKGPDGIYVPLISPPGEEAQVDFGYIGYLYDSEKGKKVKSWIFCMVLSHSRYKYYEIVRSQDVETFLRCHINAFEYFGG is encoded by the coding sequence ATGCTGGGGGTAGAAATGTATTACACAGTAAAGACATTGTTGTCGCAAGGCAAAAATATTTCCCAAATAGCCAGGGAATTAGGGATCGACAGGAAGACAGTGAGAAAGATAAGGGACAAAGTGAAAGACGGTAAAGTAGAAACACCCAAATTTTCAAGAGTAAGTGTTTTAGAGGCTTACAAAGAAGAAATAATCGAATACCTCTCAGAAGGTTTAACAGCAGTATTAATCCATCAGAAACTAATAAGTGATCATGGTTTATCCGTAAGCTACAGTTGTGTGAAAAAGTATGTTAGGAAATTAAAAGGCCCGGATGGAATTTATGTCCCATTAATTTCCCCACCAGGCGAAGAAGCCCAAGTGGACTTCGGTTACATAGGTTATCTTTATGATAGCGAAAAAGGTAAAAAAGTAAAGAGCTGGATATTTTGCATGGTGCTATCTCATAGCAGATATAAATATTATGAAATAGTTAGGAGTCAGGACGTAGAAACATTTTTAAGATGCCACATTAATGCATTTGAATATTTTGGAGGAAT